Proteins encoded by one window of Lacipirellulaceae bacterium:
- the nadA gene encoding quinolinate synthase NadA, with amino-acid sequence MTTLAEPAPTHELKPYKSLENDALIERIEAVRQQMGPELLILGHHYQQDEVIARADLTGDSYKLSQLAADSADCRAIAFCGVHFMAETADILANRPEKLAERNGKRVRVMLPDMAAGCSMADMAGIRQIEDAWDELSEVIDTEKIIPVTYINSAASLKAFVGQHGGIVCTSSNAKAALEWAFQRGERVMFFPDQHLGRNTALGMNITEEQMPVWDPFAEDLGGSTEEQITGSKVILWKGHCSVHQMFKPEHVAMFREQHPGIKILVHPECPKEVFELADESGSTGKIIECVESAPAGTKWAIGTELHLVNRLKQDHPEQEIHFLSPVVCMCATMYRIDLAHLCWTLENLTAGTPVNTIEVDEETARWSLVALERMLEVR; translated from the coding sequence ATGACCACTCTCGCCGAACCTGCACCAACTCACGAACTGAAGCCCTACAAGTCGCTGGAAAACGATGCGCTGATTGAGCGTATCGAGGCCGTCCGCCAGCAGATGGGGCCTGAACTGCTCATCCTCGGCCACCATTACCAGCAAGACGAAGTGATCGCCCGCGCGGACCTGACCGGCGATAGCTACAAGCTGAGCCAACTGGCTGCCGACAGCGCCGATTGCCGGGCGATTGCCTTCTGTGGCGTTCACTTTATGGCTGAGACGGCTGACATCCTAGCCAACCGTCCAGAGAAGCTCGCCGAACGCAATGGCAAGCGTGTCCGCGTGATGCTTCCCGACATGGCTGCCGGCTGCTCGATGGCCGACATGGCAGGCATCCGCCAGATTGAAGACGCCTGGGACGAGCTCTCCGAGGTAATCGACACCGAGAAAATCATCCCCGTCACCTATATCAATTCGGCAGCCAGCCTAAAAGCCTTCGTCGGCCAACACGGCGGTATCGTCTGCACCAGTAGCAACGCGAAGGCGGCGCTTGAGTGGGCGTTCCAGAGGGGCGAGAGGGTGATGTTCTTTCCTGATCAGCATCTAGGTCGGAACACCGCCTTAGGAATGAATATCACCGAAGAGCAGATGCCCGTGTGGGATCCGTTCGCTGAAGACCTCGGTGGAAGCACCGAAGAGCAGATCACGGGCAGCAAAGTGATCCTCTGGAAGGGCCATTGCAGCGTTCACCAAATGTTCAAACCAGAGCATGTGGCGATGTTCCGCGAGCAGCATCCGGGGATCAAAATCCTCGTTCATCCCGAGTGCCCGAAGGAGGTCTTCGAGCTAGCCGACGAGTCGGGCAGCACGGGCAAAATCATCGAGTGCGTCGAATCTGCCCCTGCTGGCACGAAGTGGGCCATTGGCACCGAGCTCCATTTGGTAAATCGTCTCAAACAAGATCACCCCGAGCAGGAAATCCACTTCCTGTCGCCGGTGGTCTGCATGTGTGCCACGATGTACCGGATCGATCTCGCACATCTCTGCTGGACTTTGGAGAATCTTACCGCTGGCACGCCAGTGAACACGATCGAAGTCGACGAGGAAACGGCCCGGTGGTCGCTGGTCGCCTTGGAGCGGATGTTAGAAGTTCGCTAG
- a CDS encoding FliM/FliN family flagellar motor switch protein has product MSTDAPTAETNSTEAALPAYTRSLLKVSLPVRVQLAEKKEKVKNVVEMGPGTILTFTKRCDEPLELFVDNQPIAVGEAVKLGDKFGFRIHEITLPSEHFYLVRRKAEERVEGGDGEDASVAEEAGESS; this is encoded by the coding sequence ATGAGTACCGACGCCCCCACTGCCGAAACGAACTCCACGGAAGCTGCGCTGCCAGCGTATACCCGTAGCTTGCTAAAAGTGAGCCTGCCGGTCCGTGTTCAGTTGGCCGAGAAGAAGGAAAAAGTGAAGAACGTCGTAGAGATGGGGCCGGGCACCATTCTGACCTTCACGAAAAGATGCGATGAGCCACTTGAGCTGTTCGTTGATAATCAGCCGATAGCCGTCGGTGAAGCAGTGAAGTTGGGCGACAAGTTTGGCTTTCGGATTCATGAGATCACACTTCCTAGCGAGCACTTCTACCTGGTGCGGCGTAAGGCCGAGGAGCGTGTTGAGGGTGGTGACGGCGAAGACGCAAGCGTCGCGGAAGAAGCTGGTGAGTCGTCGTAG
- a CDS encoding PQQ-binding-like beta-propeller repeat protein produces the protein MIESLPRYANLCLRILILGLLLSPTSDAFAESSAGGWATVRGPQQNRSSTAKGLPTKWSPRGGEGSNLLWKREDLGSRSTPVVFDGKLYTLVRDKPGTKNEGEKVICVDAKTGEDIWEHAFNVYAADVPDTRVAWSSCVVDPETGRVYAMGVGNYFCCLEGDTGKVVWDRSLQEEFGFLNTFGGRTNLPLVFEDTVLISAVVIGWGDTPEFGSLAKPAHRFLCFDKANGDLRWLNGTGISPYDTTYSTPTIAVVGGVQQLIFGSGDGGVWGFQPRTGVRLWNYPFSRRGLDATPLVVGNTVYMSQNQENTVGTAMGAVVALDATQRGDLTGKELWKRYQIMAGKCSPVLIADQLWVVDDGAKLHTLDPKTGKPIGRRQSLGRVQRSSPIVSDGKVYVCTNGGRWYVLEPDGQRVKILDRVQLPGQASNDGSPIIAEGRIYLPTSDSLYCISDGKEASYDPLPELPQEDPITDKTPAVVQVIPYDALLKPGESLTYTVRTYNAAGQFLGEANGEEASFTVSGPGEIDASGNFMASTSAHHTAALIKCKVGDVEGTARVRIIPPLPWEFDFESGDKMPLSWVGGRVRYVPEEVDGERVAFKPDVLPVPRKADNKLGTRSDMWMGPSDMSDYTIQADVRLTEKDSSLGDFGVYNCGYTLTVRSSNEELRLYSWSPHDHRTFATVNFEPEPDVWYRLKLKVVADEYSANVQGKVWPRDEEEPTKWTVEMTDERPISKGSPGLYGNAGPAPFYVDNVTVTPNE, from the coding sequence GTGATCGAGTCACTTCCTCGCTACGCTAATCTTTGTTTACGAATCCTCATTCTCGGCTTGCTATTAAGCCCGACGAGCGACGCGTTCGCTGAGTCGTCTGCTGGTGGTTGGGCGACAGTCCGTGGCCCTCAACAGAATCGCAGTTCGACAGCCAAAGGTCTACCGACCAAGTGGAGCCCTCGCGGTGGCGAGGGGAGCAACTTACTCTGGAAGCGCGAGGACTTAGGGAGCCGAAGCACGCCGGTAGTTTTTGATGGCAAGCTTTACACGCTGGTGCGTGATAAACCGGGTACGAAGAACGAGGGAGAGAAAGTCATCTGCGTTGACGCGAAGACGGGCGAGGATATCTGGGAACATGCGTTTAACGTTTACGCCGCCGATGTCCCTGATACCCGCGTCGCTTGGTCCTCGTGCGTGGTGGATCCCGAAACGGGTCGCGTCTACGCGATGGGCGTCGGTAACTATTTTTGTTGCTTGGAAGGCGATACCGGCAAAGTTGTTTGGGACCGCAGTCTGCAAGAAGAATTTGGCTTTCTCAACACCTTCGGCGGGCGCACGAATCTGCCGCTGGTGTTTGAAGATACCGTGCTCATTAGTGCCGTGGTGATTGGCTGGGGCGATACGCCGGAGTTCGGCTCGCTGGCGAAGCCGGCTCACCGCTTCTTATGCTTTGACAAAGCCAACGGCGACCTACGCTGGCTCAACGGGACGGGCATTTCGCCGTACGATACGACCTACAGCACGCCGACGATCGCGGTAGTGGGCGGCGTGCAGCAGTTGATCTTTGGCTCGGGCGATGGTGGCGTGTGGGGCTTCCAGCCGCGCACCGGCGTCCGACTGTGGAATTATCCCTTCTCGCGACGCGGGCTTGATGCGACACCACTGGTGGTCGGCAACACGGTTTACATGTCGCAGAATCAAGAGAACACAGTCGGCACCGCGATGGGGGCGGTCGTGGCGCTGGATGCAACGCAACGTGGCGATCTGACCGGTAAAGAGCTTTGGAAACGCTACCAGATCATGGCGGGGAAGTGTTCGCCGGTGTTGATCGCCGATCAACTCTGGGTCGTTGACGACGGGGCCAAGCTTCATACGCTTGATCCCAAAACGGGAAAGCCAATCGGACGCCGTCAGAGCTTGGGCCGCGTGCAACGTAGCTCGCCCATCGTGTCAGACGGCAAAGTCTATGTCTGCACCAACGGCGGTCGCTGGTACGTGCTGGAGCCCGACGGTCAGCGAGTGAAAATCCTTGACCGTGTGCAACTCCCGGGGCAGGCTTCGAATGACGGTTCGCCCATCATTGCCGAGGGGCGGATTTATCTGCCGACTTCCGATTCGCTCTATTGCATTTCCGACGGCAAAGAAGCAAGCTACGATCCCTTGCCCGAATTGCCGCAAGAGGACCCAATCACCGACAAGACGCCAGCCGTGGTGCAAGTGATTCCCTACGATGCTTTGCTTAAGCCGGGTGAGAGTCTCACCTACACGGTCCGCACCTATAATGCTGCGGGGCAGTTTCTCGGTGAAGCGAACGGCGAAGAAGCAAGCTTTACGGTCAGTGGCCCTGGGGAGATTGATGCCAGCGGCAACTTTATGGCCTCAACCAGCGCACACCACACTGCCGCCCTGATCAAATGCAAGGTGGGCGACGTCGAGGGGACTGCCCGTGTGCGTATCATTCCACCGCTGCCTTGGGAGTTCGACTTTGAGAGCGGCGATAAGATGCCGCTCTCTTGGGTTGGCGGTCGCGTCAGGTACGTTCCTGAGGAGGTTGATGGCGAGCGAGTGGCTTTCAAGCCGGATGTGCTTCCCGTACCACGCAAGGCAGACAACAAGCTGGGTACCCGCAGCGACATGTGGATGGGGCCTTCCGACATGAGCGACTATACGATCCAAGCCGACGTCCGTTTGACCGAGAAGGATAGCAGTTTGGGTGACTTCGGCGTTTACAACTGTGGTTACACACTGACCGTACGTTCCTCGAATGAGGAACTTCGGCTTTACAGTTGGAGCCCACACGATCATCGCACATTTGCGACGGTGAACTTTGAGCCTGAGCCGGATGTTTGGTATCGGTTGAAGCTGAAAGTCGTTGCGGACGAATATTCAGCGAATGTCCAAGGCAAGGTTTGGCCTCGCGATGAGGAAGAACCCACCAAGTGGACCGTCGAGATGACCGATGAGCGACCCATCAGCAAGGGCAGTCCGGGCCTCTACGGCAATGCCGGACCAGCGCCGTTTTATGTGGACAACGTGACCGTGACACCGAATGAATAG
- a CDS encoding PQQ-binding-like beta-propeller repeat protein produces MNTKPKKILALTLAATAGWLSSFSLDLVVGKTVTAANAIDTEQTGDWPQWGGTPQRNNVPVASGIPTEWEIGDFDYETGEWDSTNAKNIKWVAKLGSQSYGNAVVADGRIFIGTNNSGGWLKRYPSDVDLGCLLCFDLETGKFLWQHSSEKLPSGRVHDWPLQGICSASYVEGDRLWFVTSRGEVRCVDTAGFHDDENDGPFKEEEAIIKEKGHEYNMKEESDVVWVFDMMEKLKISQHNMCSCSVTAAGDVLFVNTSNGVDVEHNYIPAPEAPSFFAMNKNTGEVLWTDNSPGLNILHGQWSSPTYAEINGQAQVIFGGGDGWVYSFDPAGDGKGGPKLLWRFDANPKESKWELMGKGTRNNIIATPVVYEGNVYVAVGQDPEHGEGVGHLWCIDPNKEGDVSPELAYNSEDPDKIIPHKRVQAVIPEEGDFARPNPNSAVIWHYEGFDKNGDGELEFGETMHRSCGTVAIKDDVLYIADFSGLFHCLDAKTGKFNWNYDMLSAAWGSPLIVDGKVFIGDEDGEMAIFNHSADPKKAMKPEYEDDPESEMVPFYGQPYMGATVYSTPIVSGGVLYISSQSHLFAIEADQE; encoded by the coding sequence ATGAATACAAAACCAAAGAAGATTCTCGCCCTCACACTTGCTGCAACCGCAGGTTGGTTAAGCAGTTTCAGCCTAGACCTCGTCGTTGGTAAGACGGTCACAGCAGCCAACGCGATTGACACGGAGCAGACCGGTGATTGGCCTCAGTGGGGCGGCACGCCCCAACGGAACAACGTCCCCGTCGCGTCAGGCATTCCCACCGAATGGGAGATCGGCGACTTCGACTACGAGACGGGCGAGTGGGATTCCACGAACGCGAAGAACATCAAGTGGGTCGCCAAACTCGGTTCGCAGTCTTACGGCAATGCGGTTGTGGCTGATGGACGAATCTTCATTGGTACCAACAACAGTGGCGGTTGGCTGAAACGTTATCCTTCGGACGTCGACCTCGGCTGCTTGCTCTGTTTCGATCTAGAAACGGGCAAATTCCTTTGGCAGCACAGTAGCGAGAAGCTCCCTTCGGGCCGCGTCCACGATTGGCCTTTGCAAGGGATTTGTTCCGCGAGCTACGTCGAAGGCGATCGACTGTGGTTTGTGACCAGTCGTGGTGAAGTTCGCTGTGTCGATACTGCCGGATTCCACGACGACGAGAACGATGGTCCGTTCAAAGAAGAAGAGGCGATCATCAAGGAGAAGGGGCACGAGTACAACATGAAGGAAGAGTCGGATGTCGTCTGGGTATTCGACATGATGGAAAAGCTGAAGATCTCGCAGCACAACATGTGTAGCTGCTCGGTGACTGCCGCGGGCGATGTGTTGTTTGTGAACACCTCCAATGGCGTTGATGTCGAGCACAACTACATTCCTGCGCCTGAGGCCCCCAGCTTCTTTGCGATGAACAAGAACACCGGCGAGGTTCTGTGGACCGATAATTCACCGGGCCTGAACATCCTCCACGGCCAGTGGTCTTCGCCCACTTACGCGGAAATCAATGGCCAAGCGCAGGTGATTTTCGGCGGCGGCGATGGCTGGGTTTATAGTTTTGACCCTGCTGGTGACGGGAAGGGTGGTCCGAAACTGCTATGGCGATTTGACGCGAATCCCAAGGAATCGAAATGGGAACTTATGGGCAAGGGAACGCGGAATAACATCATCGCAACACCCGTTGTGTACGAAGGGAACGTTTACGTTGCCGTCGGCCAAGACCCAGAACACGGCGAGGGCGTCGGTCATCTTTGGTGCATCGACCCCAATAAAGAAGGCGATGTTAGTCCCGAGTTGGCTTACAACTCGGAGGACCCCGACAAGATCATCCCTCACAAACGCGTGCAAGCGGTGATCCCTGAGGAGGGAGACTTCGCTCGACCGAACCCTAACAGCGCGGTGATCTGGCACTATGAAGGGTTCGACAAGAACGGCGACGGCGAACTTGAATTCGGAGAGACCATGCACCGCAGTTGCGGTACGGTCGCCATCAAGGACGACGTCCTCTACATCGCCGACTTTAGTGGCCTGTTCCACTGCCTCGACGCCAAGACTGGCAAGTTCAATTGGAACTACGACATGCTCTCAGCGGCTTGGGGCTCGCCATTGATCGTTGACGGCAAGGTCTTCATTGGCGACGAGGATGGCGAGATGGCAATCTTCAATCATTCAGCCGACCCCAAAAAAGCCATGAAGCCCGAGTACGAAGATGACCCTGAGAGCGAGATGGTTCCGTTCTACGGGCAACCTTACATGGGGGCAACGGTTTACAGCACACCGATTGTTTCTGGCGGAGTGCTGTACATAAGCAGTCAGTCGCATCTGTTCGCGATTGAAGCTGATCAAGAGTAG
- a CDS encoding sodium:solute symporter: MQSLETLDWLVIGGYFALLGLLAWWVIRQSKDTTDDYFLAGRHLGWFIVGASIFASNIGSEHLVGLAGSGATDGVIFAHYELHAWCLLVLGWILVPFYMRSQVFTMPEFLEKRFSATSRWMLSVISLVAYVLTKIAVGIFAGGIVFRTLLPDFGFTVGELNIDSFWVGSILVILMTGLYTVLGGFRAVAYTEAVQTLVLILGSVLVTYYGLQELGGWSKLREVCGSEMFNLWQPMMPEEVEATWEPVREETRAAWYFDNSPSQSIYGDRGVYPWVGMLFCAPIIGLWYWCTDQYIVQRVLGARNETQARRGSIFAAFLKLLPVFIFIIPGMICFALAKQGETAGLDVLIDESGQVVRGEAQAAFPMMVMNVLPAGIRGIVVAGLLSALMSSLAGVFNACSTLFTIDLYSKLRPDATQSQLVWIGRVATAVMVALGLAWVPVIANQSGLYGYLQSVQAYLAPPIFVVFFGGIFFRRANSKGCLAALIVGFALGLWRLAIDTPVSLGWKGYEDGYAPGSLNYVINNMYFQYFSLLIFLVSAAVMAIVSWLTAAPNYQQIKGLTYGEVSEEDLSKTRASWSGLDVVASATVVAAIIGAYVYFSG, from the coding sequence ATGCAATCGCTGGAAACGCTCGACTGGCTGGTTATCGGTGGCTACTTTGCTTTGCTCGGCCTGCTAGCTTGGTGGGTCATTCGTCAAAGCAAGGATACCACTGACGATTACTTTCTTGCAGGTCGGCACCTAGGTTGGTTCATCGTCGGAGCGTCGATCTTCGCTTCGAACATCGGCTCTGAGCATCTCGTTGGCCTAGCTGGCTCGGGGGCTACTGATGGTGTGATCTTCGCGCATTACGAGCTTCATGCGTGGTGTTTGCTGGTGCTAGGCTGGATCCTTGTGCCGTTCTACATGCGGTCGCAAGTATTCACGATGCCGGAGTTCTTAGAAAAGCGTTTCTCCGCGACCTCGCGTTGGATGCTTTCGGTGATCTCGTTAGTCGCATACGTGCTAACGAAAATTGCCGTGGGCATCTTCGCCGGGGGAATCGTGTTTCGCACCCTCCTGCCGGATTTCGGTTTCACCGTTGGCGAGCTGAACATCGATAGCTTCTGGGTCGGCTCGATCCTCGTGATCCTGATGACTGGCCTTTACACCGTCTTGGGTGGGTTCCGCGCTGTCGCCTATACGGAAGCCGTGCAAACCTTGGTGCTGATTCTCGGCTCGGTTCTCGTCACGTACTACGGTTTACAGGAACTCGGCGGCTGGTCGAAACTGCGCGAAGTCTGCGGTAGCGAGATGTTCAACCTCTGGCAGCCAATGATGCCTGAGGAGGTCGAAGCGACCTGGGAGCCCGTTCGCGAAGAGACCCGTGCGGCTTGGTACTTCGACAATTCACCTTCGCAATCCATCTATGGCGATCGAGGTGTTTACCCTTGGGTCGGCATGCTGTTCTGCGCACCGATCATTGGTCTCTGGTATTGGTGTACCGACCAATACATCGTTCAGCGGGTCTTGGGTGCCCGCAACGAAACGCAGGCCCGCCGTGGGAGTATCTTCGCGGCCTTTCTAAAGCTGCTGCCGGTCTTCATTTTCATCATCCCAGGGATGATCTGCTTTGCACTGGCCAAACAGGGCGAAACCGCCGGACTTGATGTTTTGATCGATGAGAGCGGCCAAGTCGTGCGGGGCGAAGCCCAAGCGGCCTTCCCGATGATGGTGATGAATGTCCTGCCTGCCGGCATCCGCGGCATTGTCGTTGCCGGGCTGCTTTCAGCGTTGATGAGTTCGCTCGCGGGTGTCTTCAATGCCTGCTCGACGTTGTTTACCATTGACCTCTATAGCAAGCTGCGCCCCGATGCCACGCAGAGCCAACTCGTGTGGATCGGCCGTGTCGCGACGGCAGTGATGGTTGCTCTCGGATTGGCTTGGGTGCCGGTAATCGCCAACCAGTCGGGCCTCTACGGATATCTACAAAGCGTTCAAGCGTATCTTGCCCCGCCGATCTTCGTCGTATTCTTCGGCGGCATCTTCTTTCGCAGGGCAAACTCGAAAGGCTGCCTAGCCGCTTTGATCGTTGGCTTTGCTCTGGGCCTATGGCGGCTGGCTATCGACACCCCCGTGAGCCTCGGCTGGAAAGGCTACGAAGACGGTTATGCACCAGGAAGCCTGAACTATGTCATCAACAACATGTACTTCCAGTATTTCAGCCTGCTGATCTTTCTGGTGAGCGCAGCCGTCATGGCGATCGTCAGTTGGCTCACGGCAGCTCCCAATTACCAGCAGATAAAAGGCCTGACCTACGGCGAAGTCTCGGAAGAAGACCTCTCGAAAACGCGCGCAAGTTGGAGCGGGCTCGATGTGGTTGCCTCGGCAACGGTAGTTGCCGCGATTATCGGGGCGTATGTTTACTTCAGCGGATAG
- a CDS encoding DEAD/DEAH box helicase, whose amino-acid sequence MTLKDAPSEATSQDFTQLGLAEPFLRATSELGYETATPIQAAAIPVVLAGKDLIGCAQTGTGKTAAFTLPMLDRLLQNLPPKSQSGPRRDPKNKQKRPRGGKPKPRTLRALVLSPTRELAAQIEESLKKYGRYTPLRQTVVYGGVGQHAQVKALRHGVDALVATPGRLLDLMNQGHIDLSKIEILVFDEADQMLDMGFLPDLKRIVAKVPEKRQTLMFSATMPGEIRKLAQQWLKKPESIQVAPNSKPADRIEQSVHLVDKRRKPEFLAHFLTETPRGRTLVFSRTKHGADKLVKRLRKDGHRAAAIHGDKSQGARNRALAQFKSNNPPVLIATDIAARGLDIDSVSHVVNYDLPETPEVYVHRIGRTARAGAEGVAVSFCAGDERGLLKQIERLTKRTIPVEPSIEGFEPTDPITAPAKRGQRSRGNGPPKRGGGKRFGGGKRRPASNDGKNDNLGAKKKRYAPRTDVNDKGEKNESSSTTKTKPRRRKGSTEPPANFKGKKNKTAEGSKNGSRKRKNRPGRRERAAKKG is encoded by the coding sequence GTGACATTGAAAGACGCTCCCTCAGAAGCAACCTCACAGGATTTCACTCAACTTGGACTGGCAGAGCCTTTCCTGCGGGCGACCAGCGAGCTCGGCTACGAGACGGCAACGCCGATCCAAGCCGCAGCGATCCCGGTTGTTCTGGCTGGCAAAGACCTCATCGGTTGCGCCCAAACGGGCACCGGCAAGACAGCGGCTTTTACTTTGCCGATGCTTGATCGCCTACTGCAAAACCTGCCGCCAAAATCACAGTCAGGTCCGCGGCGCGATCCGAAAAATAAACAGAAACGCCCACGCGGCGGGAAGCCCAAGCCCCGCACGCTACGAGCTCTAGTACTTTCACCGACACGAGAATTGGCCGCCCAGATTGAAGAGAGCTTAAAGAAGTATGGCAGATATACGCCGCTTCGACAGACGGTCGTCTATGGCGGTGTCGGACAACATGCACAAGTGAAGGCCCTTCGGCACGGCGTCGATGCGTTGGTCGCCACACCTGGCCGGTTGCTCGATCTGATGAACCAAGGCCACATTGATCTCTCGAAAATCGAGATCCTCGTCTTTGATGAAGCCGATCAGATGCTCGACATGGGTTTCTTGCCGGACCTCAAACGCATTGTCGCCAAGGTTCCTGAGAAGCGGCAAACGTTGATGTTTTCGGCCACCATGCCTGGAGAGATTCGCAAGCTGGCTCAACAGTGGCTCAAGAAGCCAGAATCGATACAAGTTGCCCCAAACTCGAAGCCGGCAGACCGGATCGAGCAATCGGTGCACTTGGTTGATAAACGCCGTAAGCCCGAGTTCCTAGCTCACTTCCTCACCGAAACGCCGCGAGGAAGAACGCTTGTGTTCAGTCGCACAAAACATGGTGCGGACAAACTGGTCAAGCGGCTACGCAAAGATGGCCATCGTGCTGCCGCTATCCACGGTGACAAGAGTCAAGGAGCGCGTAATCGCGCGCTCGCCCAATTCAAGAGCAACAATCCGCCGGTGCTGATCGCCACGGACATCGCTGCTCGCGGGCTGGACATCGATAGCGTTTCGCATGTGGTGAACTACGACCTTCCCGAAACACCCGAAGTCTACGTCCATCGGATTGGCCGCACAGCCCGAGCCGGTGCCGAGGGCGTGGCCGTTTCGTTTTGTGCCGGTGACGAACGAGGTTTGCTGAAGCAAATCGAAAGGCTCACCAAGCGAACGATCCCTGTCGAGCCGAGCATCGAAGGATTTGAACCGACCGATCCCATCACGGCACCCGCTAAGCGAGGACAAAGAAGTCGGGGAAATGGCCCTCCTAAACGCGGTGGTGGAAAACGCTTCGGCGGAGGAAAACGGCGGCCCGCGAGCAACGACGGTAAGAACGACAACCTGGGCGCCAAGAAGAAGCGATACGCTCCACGAACCGACGTTAACGACAAAGGTGAGAAGAACGAATCAAGTTCGACCACGAAGACCAAGCCGCGCCGCCGGAAAGGGAGCACGGAACCTCCCGCGAACTTCAAAGGCAAGAAAAACAAAACTGCCGAAGGCAGCAAGAACGGTTCGCGTAAGCGAAAAAACCGTCCCGGCCGTCGCGAGCGAGCTGCGAAGAAGGGCTAG